One Lysobacter enzymogenes DNA segment encodes these proteins:
- the greA gene encoding transcription elongation factor GreA codes for MRAPITAKGALRLRAELEELKSVKRPAVINAIAEARAHGDLKENAEYHAAREQQGFIEGRIKQLEAELSHAQIIDTSTLNAGSKVVFGANVELADTETDEEKRYQIVGDLEADIKLGLIAISSPVARALIGKNEGDTVVIEAPGGTREYEIVGVSYEG; via the coding sequence ATGAGAGCACCCATTACCGCCAAGGGCGCGCTGCGCCTGCGCGCCGAACTGGAAGAACTCAAGTCGGTCAAGCGCCCGGCCGTGATCAACGCGATCGCCGAAGCGCGCGCCCACGGCGACCTGAAGGAAAACGCGGAGTACCACGCCGCGCGCGAGCAGCAGGGCTTCATCGAAGGCCGCATCAAGCAGCTCGAGGCCGAGCTGTCGCACGCCCAGATCATCGACACCAGCACCCTCAACGCCGGTTCCAAGGTGGTGTTCGGCGCCAACGTCGAACTGGCCGACACCGAGACCGACGAAGAAAAGCGCTACCAGATCGTCGGCGACCTGGAAGCCGACATCAAGCTGGGCCTGATCGCGATTTCCTCGCCGGTGGCGCGCGCGCTGATCGGCAAGAACGAGGGCGACACCGTCGTCATCGAGGCCCCGGGCGGCACCCGCGAGTACGAGATCGTCGGCGTCAGCTACGAAGGCTGA
- a CDS encoding phosphoglycerate mutase: MNRVDLLLPARERFGGQRLGEALGLRFGRADRTVEAADPAARAFDLLPRGWPVAAATRQRDAGDAAHGAWLRADPVYVRPDINGARLLAYGRALSLSERDSAALLPALKPLFGDAGFPIDAPAPDRWYVALPRETRLPRFVSPEQALGEDMFQHLPEGEGAEGRRWRALLSEAQVVLHNHPHNLARAEAGLAPVNSLWFWGAGALPDRVRCDYAGVYSDDEALTAFGAQAGISSGPLPHAWTEPAGEGAAVEGACLFDLRAQRDLALIQRDWLQPLAQALDRGALARVAALCADGERFELARSQRWRFWRKPLRSLLD, from the coding sequence ATGAACCGCGTCGACCTGTTGCTGCCCGCGCGCGAACGCTTCGGCGGCCAACGCCTGGGCGAAGCGCTGGGTCTGCGCTTCGGCCGCGCCGACCGCACGGTCGAGGCGGCCGATCCGGCCGCGCGCGCGTTCGACCTCCTGCCGCGCGGCTGGCCGGTGGCCGCGGCCACCCGCCAGCGCGACGCCGGCGATGCCGCCCATGGCGCGTGGCTGCGCGCCGATCCGGTCTATGTGCGTCCCGACATCAACGGCGCGCGCCTGCTCGCCTACGGCCGCGCGCTGTCGTTGAGCGAACGCGACAGCGCCGCGCTGCTGCCGGCGCTCAAGCCGTTGTTCGGCGATGCCGGTTTTCCCATCGACGCGCCCGCGCCGGATCGCTGGTACGTGGCGCTGCCGCGCGAAACCCGGCTGCCGCGCTTCGTCTCGCCCGAGCAAGCGCTGGGCGAAGATATGTTCCAGCACCTGCCCGAAGGCGAGGGCGCCGAAGGCCGCCGCTGGCGCGCGCTGCTGAGCGAGGCGCAGGTGGTGCTGCACAACCATCCGCACAACCTGGCCCGCGCCGAAGCCGGGCTGGCTCCGGTCAATTCGCTGTGGTTCTGGGGCGCGGGCGCGCTGCCGGACCGGGTGCGCTGCGACTACGCCGGCGTGTACAGCGACGACGAGGCGCTGACCGCGTTCGGCGCCCAGGCCGGCATCTCCAGCGGTCCCTTGCCGCACGCCTGGACCGAGCCGGCGGGCGAGGGCGCCGCTGTCGAAGGCGCGTGCCTGTTCGACCTGCGCGCGCAGCGCGACCTCGCCCTGATCCAGCGCGACTGGCTGCAACCGCTGGCGCAGGCGCTCGACCGCGGCGCGCTCGCGCGCGTGGCGGCGCTGTGCGCCGACGGCGAGCGTTTCGAACTGGCGCGCTCGCAGCGCTGGCGGTTCTGGCGCAAGCCGTTGCGCTCGTTGCTGGATTGA
- the recJ gene encoding single-stranded-DNA-specific exonuclease RecJ — protein MAVAGAAALKPAARLRRREPAADAHGPQWPDSIPPLLQRIYAARGATCVEQAQPKLAQLLPPDGMLGLDKATELLAEAIAADRHILVVGDFDCDGATACAVGVRGLRMLGAKRVSHAVPNRIVHGYGLSPALVDELARLQPDLLVTVDHGIACHAGIEAARARGWQVLVTDHHLPGERLPQADAIVDPNQPGDAFPSKMLAGVGVMFYVLLALRRRLREAGAFGAGGIGPDLSQLLDLVAVGTVADLVPLDPNNRALVAAGLRRLRAGHGCAGLRALIEVSQRDHRRLTAADIGYALAPRLNAAGRLEDMALGIECLLTENPAQAREIAGTLNEINAERRAVQQQMTDEAERAFARVAFDPAAAPLAPCLFDPDWHPGVVGLVASKMKERLHRPVIAFAPAEPGSAQLRGSARSIPGFHIRDALADVAARHPELIERFGGHAMAAGLSLHRDAFEPFRDAFDAVARAALTPELLQADVLSDGALAPAEFDRRHAESLRDGGPWGQGFAEPQFDGEFEVLSWRVIGERHLKLELGCEGRRLNAIEFGGWDGNKPPPWVRIAYRLEPDDYRGGEAVQLIVVHREAL, from the coding sequence ATCGCCGTCGCCGGAGCCGCGGCGTTGAAGCCCGCCGCGCGCCTGCGCCGGCGCGAGCCGGCGGCCGACGCACACGGGCCGCAGTGGCCCGACTCGATTCCGCCGTTGCTGCAGCGGATCTATGCCGCGCGCGGCGCGACCTGCGTCGAACAGGCCCAGCCCAAGCTCGCCCAACTGCTGCCGCCGGACGGCATGCTCGGCCTGGACAAGGCGACCGAACTGCTGGCCGAGGCGATCGCCGCCGACCGCCACATCCTGGTGGTCGGCGACTTCGATTGCGACGGCGCCACCGCCTGCGCGGTCGGCGTGCGCGGGCTGCGCATGCTCGGCGCGAAGCGGGTGTCGCACGCGGTGCCCAACCGCATCGTCCACGGCTACGGCCTGTCGCCGGCGTTGGTCGATGAGCTGGCGCGGCTGCAACCGGATCTGTTGGTGACCGTCGACCACGGCATCGCCTGTCACGCCGGCATCGAAGCGGCGCGCGCGCGCGGCTGGCAGGTGTTGGTGACCGACCACCATTTGCCCGGCGAGCGCCTGCCGCAGGCCGACGCCATCGTCGATCCGAACCAGCCCGGCGACGCCTTCCCGAGCAAGATGCTGGCCGGCGTCGGAGTGATGTTCTACGTGCTGCTGGCGCTGCGCCGGCGGCTGCGCGAAGCCGGCGCGTTCGGCGCCGGCGGCATCGGCCCGGACCTGAGCCAATTGCTCGACCTGGTCGCGGTCGGCACCGTCGCCGACCTGGTTCCGCTGGACCCGAACAACCGCGCCCTGGTCGCCGCCGGCTTGCGCCGCTTGCGCGCGGGCCACGGCTGCGCCGGCCTGCGCGCGCTGATCGAAGTATCGCAGCGCGATCACCGCCGCCTCACCGCCGCCGACATCGGCTACGCGCTGGCGCCGCGGCTCAACGCCGCCGGCCGCCTGGAGGACATGGCGCTGGGTATCGAATGCCTGCTGACCGAGAACCCGGCGCAGGCGCGCGAGATCGCCGGCACGCTCAACGAGATCAATGCCGAGCGCCGCGCGGTGCAGCAACAGATGACCGACGAGGCCGAGCGCGCGTTCGCGCGCGTGGCTTTCGATCCGGCCGCCGCGCCGCTGGCGCCGTGCCTGTTCGATCCGGACTGGCATCCCGGCGTGGTCGGCCTGGTCGCCTCGAAGATGAAGGAACGCCTGCACCGGCCGGTGATCGCGTTCGCGCCGGCGGAACCGGGCAGCGCGCAGCTGCGCGGCTCGGCGCGTTCGATTCCCGGCTTCCACATCCGCGACGCGCTCGCCGACGTCGCCGCGCGCCATCCCGAGTTGATCGAACGCTTCGGCGGCCACGCCATGGCCGCCGGCCTGTCGCTGCACCGCGACGCGTTCGAACCGTTCCGCGATGCCTTCGACGCGGTCGCGCGCGCGGCGCTGACGCCGGAGCTGCTGCAGGCCGACGTGCTCAGCGACGGCGCGCTGGCCCCGGCCGAGTTCGACCGCCGCCACGCCGAATCGCTGCGCGACGGCGGGCCGTGGGGACAGGGCTTCGCCGAACCGCAGTTCGACGGCGAATTCGAAGTGCTGTCGTGGCGCGTGATCGGCGAGCGCCACCTCAAGTTGGAACTGGGTTGCGAAGGGCGCCGGCTCAACGCCATCGAGTTCGGCGGTTGGGACGGCAACAAGCCGCCGCCGTGGGTGCGCATCGCCTATCGCCTGGAGCCGGACGACTACCGCGGCGGCGAGGCTGTACAGCTCATCGTCGTCCACCGCGAGGCGCTTTGA